The following proteins come from a genomic window of Deinococcus sp. KSM4-11:
- a CDS encoding ABC transporter permease, with amino-acid sequence MASRAVAVTARRGAGRVTLAWALLALGFVLLLAAAWVVWPYPLDGVPPGHKTLSILLTVLGALSGGVGLGGVASRTAGLIPALIAALLALIGVEALLRAFGVPPGLIPTPTRVVQALWSASSVLLQDARVTFVQETLVGYAAGAVLGILVALAAVRFPFLERGALPYAGLFSSIPIVALAPVIVKAFGLEWTSKAIIVAITVFFPVVVNVVRGLQSANPLLLDLMRTYAVTPAQTFALVRVPSALPFLFNALKVASTLAMIGAIVGEFFGTTGRGLGFRIQIEAGRFNLDIVWAAIVVASVLGIAFYAVIQWIEHRFTGWHASRRSTR; translated from the coding sequence GTGGCGAGCCGGGCAGTCGCGGTGACGGCCCGGCGGGGCGCGGGCCGGGTCACGCTCGCGTGGGCGCTGCTGGCCCTGGGCTTCGTGCTGCTGCTGGCAGCGGCGTGGGTGGTCTGGCCGTACCCGCTGGATGGCGTCCCACCGGGTCACAAGACGCTCAGCATCCTGCTGACGGTGCTGGGCGCCCTGAGCGGCGGGGTTGGCCTGGGCGGCGTCGCCTCGCGTACCGCCGGACTCATCCCAGCGCTGATCGCCGCCCTGCTGGCCCTGATCGGCGTGGAGGCGCTGCTGCGGGCCTTCGGCGTGCCGCCAGGCCTGATTCCCACGCCCACGCGGGTCGTGCAGGCGCTGTGGTCGGCCAGCAGCGTGCTGCTGCAGGACGCCCGCGTGACCTTCGTGCAAGAAACCCTGGTCGGCTACGCGGCGGGCGCCGTGCTGGGCATCCTGGTCGCGCTGGCCGCCGTGCGCTTTCCCTTCCTGGAACGTGGGGCGCTGCCGTACGCGGGCCTGTTCTCCAGCATCCCCATCGTGGCGCTGGCGCCCGTGATCGTGAAGGCCTTCGGGCTGGAGTGGACGAGCAAGGCGATCATCGTGGCGATCACAGTGTTCTTCCCGGTGGTGGTGAACGTCGTCCGCGGCCTCCAGAGCGCCAACCCTCTGCTCCTGGACCTGATGCGCACCTACGCCGTAACGCCTGCCCAGACCTTCGCGCTGGTGCGCGTGCCCAGTGCGCTTCCCTTTCTCTTCAACGCCCTGAAGGTCGCCTCGACCCTCGCCATGATCGGCGCCATCGTGGGCGAATTCTTCGGCACGACCGGGCGCGGCCTGGGCTTCCGCATCCAGATCGAGGCCGGGAGATTCAACCTCGACATCGTCTGGGCGGCCATCGTGGTCGCCTCCGTGCTGGGCATCGCGTTCTACGCCGTCATCCAGTGGATCGAACACCGCTTCACGGGCTGGCACGCCAGCCGCCGCTCCACCCGCTAA
- a CDS encoding AMP-binding protein translates to MFQPDREAMPIPALRTLQLRQLQAMLERQHEHVPAYREKFRAAGVTPGDLTSLADLSRFPFTRKADLRDHYPLGLSCVPRTELRRIHASSGTSGKPTVVAYDEHDLGIFEEVVARSLYAAGARPGMVFHNAYGYGLFTGGLGTHGGAARLGLCTVPVSGGGTERQVQLIEDLQPEVIACTPSYALVLGEALARRGLGPDDISLKSAVLGAEPWAEKTRAEVQAALGVRATNIYGLSELIGPGVSNEDVTEQRGSYLWEDHFYPEIVHPETGEVLPDGELGVLILTSMSRRAMPILRYWTGDITRLLPEDNTTGRTMRRMDAIQGRSDDLIILRGVNVYPTQLEAVLVGLGQVSPHYHVVLSRSGLLDELTLRVEAAEASAVLRHEIERQIKVIVGVTVRCELCDPGSLPRSEGGKLRRVTDLRGER, encoded by the coding sequence GTGTTCCAGCCCGACCGTGAAGCCATGCCGATTCCCGCGCTGCGCACCCTGCAACTGCGGCAACTCCAGGCCATGCTCGAACGCCAGCACGAGCATGTACCGGCCTACCGCGAGAAGTTCCGCGCCGCTGGCGTCACGCCCGGCGACCTGACGTCGCTGGCTGACCTGTCACGCTTTCCCTTCACGCGCAAGGCGGACCTGCGCGACCACTACCCGCTGGGACTGTCGTGCGTGCCGCGCACGGAACTCCGCCGCATCCACGCGAGTTCCGGCACGAGCGGCAAACCCACCGTGGTCGCCTACGACGAGCACGACCTGGGGATCTTCGAGGAGGTCGTCGCCCGCTCGCTGTACGCGGCGGGCGCGCGGCCCGGCATGGTCTTTCATAACGCCTACGGGTATGGCCTGTTCACCGGCGGGCTGGGGACGCACGGCGGCGCGGCCCGTCTGGGCCTGTGCACGGTGCCAGTGTCCGGCGGCGGCACCGAGCGGCAGGTGCAGCTCATCGAGGACCTGCAACCCGAGGTGATCGCCTGCACGCCCAGCTACGCGCTGGTGCTCGGCGAGGCGCTCGCGCGGCGCGGCCTGGGGCCGGACGACATCAGCCTGAAGTCCGCGGTGCTGGGGGCCGAACCGTGGGCGGAGAAAACCCGCGCGGAGGTGCAGGCCGCGCTCGGCGTGAGGGCCACGAACATCTACGGCCTCTCGGAACTGATTGGTCCCGGCGTGAGCAACGAGGACGTCACCGAGCAGCGCGGCAGTTACCTGTGGGAGGATCACTTCTACCCGGAAATCGTGCACCCCGAGACCGGCGAGGTGCTCCCGGACGGCGAACTCGGCGTGCTGATCCTGACCTCCATGAGCCGCCGCGCCATGCCGATCCTGCGGTACTGGACCGGCGACATCACCCGCCTGCTGCCGGAGGACAACACCACCGGTCGCACCATGCGCCGCATGGACGCCATCCAGGGCCGCAGCGACGACCTGATCATCCTGCGCGGCGTGAACGTCTACCCCACGCAGCTCGAAGCGGTGCTGGTCGGCCTCGGTCAGGTCAGTCCGCACTACCACGTCGTCCTCAGCCGCAGCGGCCTGCTGGACGAGCTCACCCTGCGCGTCGAGGCCGCCGAGGCGTCGGCCGTCCTGCGCCACGAGATCGAACGGCAGATCAAGGTGATCGTGGGCGTCACCGTCCGCTGCGAACTGTGCGACCCCGGCAGCCTGCCGCGCAGCGAAGGCGGCAAACTCCGGCGCGTTACGGATCTGCGCGGCGAACGCTGA
- the hydA gene encoding dihydropyrimidinase, producing MTLLIKNGEIVTADRRYMADILVEGETIAQIGENLSAPDGTEVIDAGGKLVFPGFIDPHVHVHLPFMGTFAKDTHATASQAALIGGTTTFIEMLAPGGTEDLMDAWHLWSGMAEGNSACDYTFHIGVTAWNAATEGYLRELVAGGMTSFKVFLAYKGAFGIEDAALFRTLNLAKELGVVVTAHCENAELVAQLQAKLLAEGKTGPEWHEPSRPEQVEADGTAHFATFLEMTGAEGYVVHLSNAKALKAALEAKARGVNLHIESVIPHFMLDKSYAERPGVEGAKHVMSPPLRDKSNQKVLWSALEKGEIDTVATDHCPFDVAQKHMGDADFTKIPNGIPAIEDRVNLLYTYGVSRGNLSIHRFVDAASTRAAKIFGLYPKKGEIAVGSDADLVIYDPAYRGQISAATSHVNNDYSGFEGMDIDGRPSVVTVRGQVAVRDGGFVGEPGRGRLLRRTPQGSGA from the coding sequence ATGACCCTGCTCATCAAGAACGGCGAGATCGTTACCGCAGACAGACGGTACATGGCAGACATCCTGGTGGAGGGCGAGACCATCGCGCAGATCGGCGAGAACCTCAGTGCGCCGGACGGCACGGAGGTCATCGACGCGGGTGGGAAACTGGTGTTCCCGGGGTTCATCGATCCGCATGTACACGTGCATCTGCCGTTCATGGGCACCTTCGCCAAGGACACCCACGCGACAGCGAGTCAGGCGGCACTGATCGGCGGGACGACGACCTTCATCGAGATGCTCGCGCCCGGCGGCACTGAAGACCTGATGGACGCGTGGCACCTGTGGTCGGGCATGGCCGAGGGAAATAGCGCCTGTGATTACACCTTCCACATCGGCGTGACCGCGTGGAACGCCGCAACCGAGGGGTACCTGCGGGAACTCGTGGCGGGCGGCATGACGTCGTTCAAGGTGTTCCTGGCGTACAAGGGCGCGTTCGGGATCGAGGACGCGGCGCTGTTCCGCACGCTGAACCTGGCCAAGGAACTCGGCGTGGTGGTCACGGCGCACTGCGAGAATGCCGAACTGGTGGCGCAGCTCCAGGCAAAACTGCTGGCCGAGGGCAAGACCGGCCCGGAGTGGCATGAACCCAGCCGCCCGGAGCAGGTGGAGGCCGATGGCACCGCGCACTTCGCGACGTTCCTGGAGATGACGGGCGCGGAGGGGTATGTGGTGCACCTGTCGAACGCGAAGGCGCTGAAGGCCGCGCTGGAGGCCAAGGCGCGCGGCGTGAACCTGCACATCGAGTCGGTGATTCCGCACTTTATGCTCGACAAGTCCTATGCCGAGCGGCCCGGCGTGGAGGGCGCCAAGCACGTCATGAGCCCGCCACTGCGCGACAAGTCGAACCAGAAGGTGCTGTGGTCGGCCCTGGAGAAGGGCGAGATCGACACCGTGGCGACCGACCACTGCCCGTTTGACGTGGCGCAGAAGCACATGGGCGACGCGGACTTCACGAAGATCCCAAACGGCATTCCTGCCATCGAGGACCGCGTGAACCTGCTGTACACCTACGGCGTGAGCCGCGGCAACCTGTCGATCCACCGCTTCGTGGACGCGGCCAGCACGCGCGCCGCGAAGATCTTCGGCCTGTATCCGAAAAAAGGTGAGATCGCCGTGGGCTCGGACGCCGATCTGGTCATCTACGATCCGGCGTACCGGGGCCAGATCAGCGCGGCGACCAGTCATGTGAACAACGACTACAGCGGGTTCGAAGGCATGGACATCGACGGGCGGCCCAGCGTGGTGACGGTGCGCGGCCAGGTGGCCGTGCGGGACGGCGGGTTCGTGGGCGAGCCGGGTCGCGGGCGACTGCTGCGGCGCACGCCTCAGGGGAGCGGCGCTTGA
- a CDS encoding tryptophan 2,3-dioxygenase, with product MTSPDADSAARAHMDFTRSLSYGDYLQLDTLRAAHRPVTAAHDEHLFITVHHVSELWLDLIVRELTLAMTQLAAGITDAPLKGLTRVVRAQEQLTQAWEVLKTMTPADYLQFRDAFGQASGFQSAAYRRVEILLGNRSTTLLGPFEHQPDVHAALLAALHAPSVYDLTLRLLAARGLALPPAVLNRDPTLPPTSHADVLAAWLTVYRDPVTYWDLYELAEKLLDVEDNFRRWRFNHLTTVQRTIGMKGGSGGTSGSGYLQRALGVVLFPELWDVRTAL from the coding sequence ATGACCTCCCCGGATGCCGACAGCGCCGCGCGGGCGCACATGGACTTCACGCGGTCGCTGAGCTACGGCGATTACCTGCAGCTCGACACCCTGAGGGCCGCGCACCGGCCGGTGACGGCCGCGCACGACGAGCACCTGTTCATCACCGTGCATCACGTGTCCGAACTGTGGCTGGATCTGATCGTCCGCGAGCTGACGCTGGCCATGACCCAGCTCGCGGCGGGCATCACGGACGCCCCCCTCAAGGGCCTGACCCGCGTGGTGCGTGCCCAGGAGCAGCTCACGCAGGCGTGGGAAGTCCTGAAGACCATGACGCCCGCCGATTACCTGCAGTTCCGGGACGCCTTCGGTCAGGCGTCCGGCTTCCAGTCGGCGGCATACCGGCGGGTCGAGATCCTGCTCGGCAACCGCAGCACGACCCTGCTCGGCCCCTTCGAGCATCAGCCGGACGTGCACGCCGCCCTGCTGGCCGCGCTACACGCACCCAGCGTGTACGACCTGACGCTGCGGCTGCTGGCCGCGCGGGGCCTGGCCCTTCCCCCGGCCGTGCTGAACCGCGACCCGACGCTTCCACCCACCTCGCACGCGGATGTGCTGGCGGCGTGGCTGACCGTGTACCGCGACCCCGTGACCTACTGGGATCTGTACGAACTGGCCGAGAAGCTGCTGGATGTGGAGGACAACTTCCGCCGCTGGCGCTTCAACCACCTCACCACCGTGCAGCGCACCATCGGCATGAAGGGCGGTTCGGGCGGCACCAGCGGCAGCGGGTACCTCCAGCGCGCCCTGGGTGTCGTGCTCTTCCCGGAACTGTGGGACGTGCGAACCGCGCTGTAA
- the kynU gene encoding kynureninase — protein sequence MTLKDLPATAIPTDLLELDTRDPLAHKKAEFLLPPGVIYLDGNSLGPLYRRVPERLAHVMEQEWGQHLIRSWTAGEDHGEDWMHLPDRVAAKLARLVGARPQEIAVGDSTTVNLFKALAAALKLAPAGRRVILTDADNFPTDLYVAQGLSALLGGGYELRRVPNTELAAHLTDEVAVTLLTEVDYRTGRRLDLAGLTAQAHAAGALTIWDLAHSAGAFPVDLNGADVDFAVGCGYKFLNGGPGAPAFLFVAAQHLESAPVAISGWMGHADVFEMARGYVPAPGARRFVAGTPQVLGLSALDSALDVFTDVDMQDVRAKSLSLTSTFMALMEPLATRHPLELVTPTEPADRGSQVSYRHPRAREVMAQLVARGLIGDYRTPDILRFGITPLYHSHADMWRAVQGIGAVLDEGSA from the coding sequence ATGACCCTGAAAGACCTGCCCGCGACCGCCATTCCCACCGACCTGCTGGAGCTCGATACGCGCGACCCGCTGGCCCACAAGAAGGCCGAATTCCTGCTGCCGCCCGGCGTCATCTATCTGGACGGGAACTCGCTGGGGCCGCTGTACCGCCGCGTTCCAGAGCGCCTCGCGCACGTCATGGAGCAGGAATGGGGCCAGCACCTGATCCGCTCGTGGACGGCCGGCGAGGATCACGGCGAGGACTGGATGCACCTGCCGGACCGTGTGGCCGCCAAACTCGCGCGGCTCGTCGGGGCCCGGCCGCAGGAGATCGCGGTGGGCGACTCCACGACCGTGAACCTCTTCAAGGCGCTGGCCGCCGCGCTCAAGCTGGCACCGGCCGGGCGGCGGGTGATCCTCACGGACGCCGACAACTTCCCGACCGACCTGTATGTGGCCCAGGGCCTGAGCGCGCTGCTGGGTGGCGGGTATGAGCTCCGGCGCGTTCCGAACACCGAGCTCGCCGCGCACCTGACGGACGAGGTGGCCGTCACGCTGCTGACCGAGGTGGACTACCGCACGGGCCGCAGACTCGACCTCGCCGGCCTGACGGCCCAGGCGCACGCCGCCGGGGCCCTGACCATCTGGGATCTGGCGCACTCGGCTGGCGCGTTCCCGGTCGATCTGAACGGTGCGGACGTGGATTTCGCAGTGGGCTGCGGGTACAAGTTCCTGAACGGTGGCCCTGGCGCCCCCGCCTTCCTGTTCGTCGCGGCGCAGCATCTGGAGTCGGCCCCCGTGGCGATCAGCGGCTGGATGGGCCACGCGGACGTGTTCGAGATGGCCCGCGGGTACGTGCCCGCGCCCGGCGCGCGGCGCTTCGTGGCCGGAACCCCGCAGGTGCTGGGCTTGAGCGCCCTGGACAGCGCCCTGGACGTCTTCACGGACGTGGATATGCAGGACGTGCGGGCCAAATCCCTGTCGTTGACCAGCACGTTCATGGCCCTGATGGAACCGCTGGCCACCCGGCACCCGCTGGAACTCGTGACTCCCACTGAGCCCGCAGACCGGGGCAGTCAGGTGAGCTACCGGCACCCCCGCGCGCGGGAGGTGATGGCCCAGCTCGTCGCGCGCGGCCTGATCGGGGATTACCGCACGCCGGACATCCTGCGCTTCGGGATCACGCCGCTGTACCACTCGCACGCCGACATGTGGCGGGCCGTGCAGGGCATCGGGGCCGTGCTGGATGAAGGCAGCGCATGA
- a CDS encoding ABC transporter ATP-binding protein — MSAPSTPATSTEAAAVSLRNLNMVFRGTGGDTVALKDATLDIRPGEFVSLIGPSGCGKTTLLRLMADLGTPTSGDLLIGGKTPAQARLAREYGYVFQAPALMEWRTVLQNVMLPLDVMNRPKASRETRAREMLDLVGLTGFEGRYPWQLSGGMQQRVSIARALAFDPNLLLMDEPFGALDEITREKLNGELLRLWQETRKTVVFVTHGITEAVFLSTRVVVMTARPGKIEGVVDIDLPHPRTQETRESPRFFELATRVRELLRKGHGFDVEE, encoded by the coding sequence TTGAGCGCACCGTCCACCCCCGCCACCTCGACCGAAGCCGCCGCCGTCTCCCTGCGGAACCTGAACATGGTGTTCCGGGGCACGGGGGGCGACACGGTGGCGCTCAAGGACGCCACGCTGGACATCCGGCCCGGCGAATTCGTGTCCCTGATCGGCCCGAGCGGCTGCGGAAAGACCACGCTGCTGCGCCTGATGGCGGATCTGGGGACACCCACCAGTGGCGACCTGCTGATCGGCGGGAAGACCCCCGCGCAGGCGCGGCTGGCCCGCGAGTACGGCTACGTGTTCCAGGCGCCGGCCCTGATGGAGTGGCGCACGGTCTTGCAGAACGTGATGCTGCCTCTGGACGTGATGAACCGGCCAAAGGCGTCGCGCGAGACGCGGGCGCGCGAGATGCTCGACCTGGTCGGCCTGACTGGCTTCGAGGGCCGCTACCCGTGGCAACTGTCGGGCGGGATGCAGCAGCGCGTGTCGATTGCCCGCGCGCTGGCGTTCGACCCGAACCTGCTGCTGATGGACGAACCCTTCGGCGCGCTGGACGAGATCACCCGTGAGAAGCTGAACGGCGAACTGCTGCGCCTGTGGCAGGAGACGCGCAAGACGGTGGTCTTCGTCACGCACGGCATCACCGAGGCGGTGTTCCTGAGCACGCGGGTGGTCGTGATGACCGCCCGGCCCGGCAAGATCGAGGGCGTGGTAGACATCGACCTGCCGCACCCGCGCACGCAGGAAACGCGTGAATCGCCGCGCTTCTTCGAGCTGGCCACGCGGGTGCGCGAGCTGCTGCGCAAGGGACACGGATTCGATGTCGAGGAGTGA
- a CDS encoding alpha/beta fold hydrolase: MTGWPVQEGVFELGDLSVEGGGVIRNARLGWQTHGTLNAARDNVIVYPTSYTATHEGQNWAIGPDGILDPTRWFIVIPDMFSNGVSSGAADTPDYPAPVTVADNVRAQERLLREVWGIKRVAAAYGFSMGAMQAYHWAALFPERVERAIVVCGSARTAPHNKVFLSGLLRTLEAAPEHLGNGRFSGVPHAALKAFGHIYAGWGLSQDFYRADLYRTALGAPDLETYLRTDWEAGFARCDAANLYAQALTWYHGDLSGGGDLAAALSAIQARVLLLPGDTDLYFRVADNAAELECLRHGELRPIPSIWGHRAGAPAGIPDDLAFQTAAVRAWLES; the protein is encoded by the coding sequence ATGACCGGCTGGCCCGTCCAGGAGGGCGTGTTCGAGCTGGGCGACCTGAGTGTGGAAGGCGGCGGCGTCATCCGGAACGCCCGTCTGGGCTGGCAGACGCACGGCACCCTGAACGCCGCGCGGGACAACGTGATCGTGTACCCGACCAGCTACACCGCCACGCACGAGGGCCAGAACTGGGCGATCGGCCCGGACGGCATTCTCGATCCGACACGCTGGTTTATCGTCATTCCCGACATGTTCTCGAATGGCGTGTCCTCAGGCGCGGCAGACACGCCGGACTACCCGGCGCCGGTCACGGTGGCCGACAACGTGCGGGCCCAGGAGCGGTTGCTGCGCGAGGTCTGGGGCATCAAGCGCGTGGCCGCCGCGTACGGGTTCTCGATGGGCGCCATGCAGGCGTACCACTGGGCCGCGCTGTTCCCGGAGCGGGTGGAGCGCGCGATCGTGGTCTGCGGCAGCGCCCGCACCGCGCCGCACAACAAGGTGTTTCTATCGGGGCTGCTGCGGACGCTGGAGGCCGCGCCGGAGCACCTGGGGAACGGACGGTTCAGCGGCGTGCCGCACGCGGCCCTGAAGGCCTTCGGTCACATCTACGCCGGGTGGGGCCTCAGCCAGGACTTCTACCGCGCAGACCTGTACCGCACGGCCCTCGGGGCACCGGATCTGGAAACGTACCTCCGAACCGACTGGGAAGCAGGCTTCGCCCGCTGCGACGCCGCGAACCTGTACGCCCAGGCGCTGACGTGGTACCACGGCGACCTCAGCGGGGGCGGTGATCTCGCCGCGGCGCTGTCGGCCATCCAGGCCCGCGTGCTGCTGCTGCCCGGAGACACCGACCTGTACTTCCGTGTCGCAGATAACGCGGCGGAGCTGGAGTGCCTGCGTCACGGTGAACTGCGGCCCATTCCCTCGATCTGGGGCCACCGGGCGGGCGCCCCCGCCGGGATTCCGGACGACCTGGCCTTCCAGACGGCCGCCGTACGCGCGTGGCTGGAGAGCTGA
- a CDS encoding ABC transporter permease, translated as MTAARAPRSTGNLVPMLVVAVVVLALYWPLMLWTNVGQAQRTLDSGAELDCKTAIACATQLRNPVLPAPAQLGASFRTMSTPPMAPTSVPYNTLVTAGETLVGLGIATVLGVILAVGLVASRAFERVTLPWLIASQTVPVVALAPMLAVVLGQYGVQGWLPKALIAAYIAFFPVAVGVSAGLRSPDPMQEDLMRTYRASGAQVFWKLRLPASLPFLFTSLKVAATAALIGSIVAEISTISYSGLGKMLAENSRASDTLALWVIMLYGAALGIALVGLLGLIERWVTPWRAGQSR; from the coding sequence GTGACGGCCGCACGCGCGCCCCGATCCACCGGGAACCTGGTTCCGATGCTGGTCGTCGCGGTGGTCGTGCTGGCGCTGTACTGGCCGCTGATGTTGTGGACGAACGTGGGCCAGGCGCAGCGCACGCTGGACAGCGGCGCGGAACTGGACTGCAAGACCGCGATCGCGTGTGCCACGCAGCTCCGCAATCCCGTGCTGCCGGCTCCCGCGCAGCTCGGTGCGAGCTTCCGCACCATGAGCACCCCGCCGATGGCCCCGACGAGCGTGCCGTACAACACCCTGGTCACCGCGGGGGAGACCCTGGTCGGCCTGGGGATCGCCACCGTCCTGGGCGTAATCCTGGCCGTCGGACTGGTCGCCAGCCGGGCCTTCGAGCGGGTCACGCTGCCGTGGCTGATCGCGTCCCAGACGGTACCGGTGGTGGCCCTGGCCCCCATGCTGGCGGTGGTCCTCGGGCAGTACGGCGTGCAGGGCTGGCTGCCCAAGGCGCTGATCGCCGCATACATCGCCTTTTTCCCGGTGGCGGTGGGCGTCTCGGCCGGCCTGCGCTCGCCTGATCCCATGCAGGAAGACCTGATGCGCACCTACCGCGCGTCGGGCGCCCAGGTGTTCTGGAAGCTCCGCTTGCCGGCCAGTCTGCCGTTCCTGTTCACGTCACTGAAGGTCGCGGCCACGGCCGCCCTGATCGGCTCGATCGTCGCGGAGATCAGCACCATCAGTTATTCGGGCCTGGGCAAGATGCTCGCCGAGAACTCCCGCGCGTCGGACACGCTGGCGCTGTGGGTGATCATGCTGTACGGCGCGGCCCTGGGGATCGCGCTGGTGGGCCTGCTGGGCCTGATCGAGAGGTGGGTGACGCCGTGGCGAGCCGGGCAGTCGCGGTGA
- a CDS encoding ABC transporter substrate-binding protein — protein MKKAILFALAAATLGSAHAANVPVKVQLKWFPQAQFAGFFVAQAKGFYKAEGLDVTLLPIGDQSPIQTVATGTADFGTTWITDLLTARQQGLPVVHIAQLFQKSGYTLVSLKTKDITKPADLMGKKIGVWPSGNEYPAVALLKKNNMTSSLDSTVANPSVQAVTYPFDPSLVFPDKVDAVSAMTYNEVDQIVGLGYPLDKLNIMSAADNGVNLLEDLMFTTQKVLDTKNFKGSGMTGQDVAAKLVRATIKGWNYAVANQKEAVQIVLVNCGNTCKGSGTRASAAGHQTWQMAEIAKLYRAGPTMKGMAGYLDPATYQANVKLLMDLGILKSAPSAGAVNYSVWEMATGKKAK, from the coding sequence ATGAAGAAAGCCATTCTGTTCGCTCTCGCCGCCGCCACCCTCGGTTCCGCGCACGCCGCGAACGTCCCCGTCAAGGTGCAGCTCAAGTGGTTCCCGCAGGCGCAGTTCGCGGGCTTCTTCGTCGCGCAGGCCAAGGGCTTCTACAAGGCCGAGGGCCTCGACGTGACCCTGCTGCCCATCGGTGACCAGTCGCCCATCCAGACGGTGGCGACAGGCACCGCCGACTTCGGCACCACCTGGATCACGGATCTGCTCACCGCGCGCCAGCAGGGTCTGCCGGTCGTGCATATCGCGCAGCTGTTCCAGAAGAGCGGCTACACGCTGGTCAGCCTCAAGACCAAGGACATCACCAAGCCCGCAGACCTGATGGGCAAGAAGATCGGAGTGTGGCCCAGCGGCAACGAGTACCCGGCCGTGGCGCTGCTGAAGAAGAACAACATGACCAGCAGCCTGGACTCGACAGTGGCGAATCCCAGCGTGCAGGCCGTGACGTATCCCTTCGATCCCAGCCTGGTCTTCCCGGACAAGGTCGACGCCGTGTCGGCCATGACGTACAACGAGGTCGACCAGATCGTGGGCCTGGGCTATCCCCTCGACAAGCTGAACATCATGAGCGCCGCCGACAACGGCGTGAACCTGCTCGAAGACCTGATGTTCACCACGCAGAAGGTGCTGGATACCAAGAACTTCAAGGGCAGCGGCATGACCGGGCAGGACGTCGCCGCGAAACTCGTGCGCGCCACCATCAAGGGCTGGAACTACGCCGTCGCCAACCAGAAGGAAGCCGTGCAGATCGTCCTGGTCAACTGTGGCAACACCTGTAAGGGCTCGGGCACCCGCGCCAGCGCCGCCGGACACCAGACCTGGCAGATGGCCGAGATCGCCAAGCTGTACCGGGCCGGCCCGACCATGAAAGGCATGGCCGGGTACCTCGACCCCGCCACGTACCAGGCGAACGTGAAGCTGCTGATGGATCTGGGCATCCTCAAGAGTGCGCCCAGCGCCGGGGCCGTGAACTACAGCGTGTGGGAGATGGCGACGGGCAAGAAAGCGAAATGA